The following nucleotide sequence is from Candidatus Effluviviaceae Genus V sp..
CCGAGCACCGGGTAGGCTCGAGGCGGGGATGCGGAACGACCCGGTGATGTTGACCGACCTCTACCCGACCGTGCTCGAGCTCGCCGGCGTCGAGCTCCCGGGAGACCGGCCGCACGCCAGGTCGCTCCTCGGTGCGCCGGCTCCGAGCGACCGGCCTCTCATCGCCGAGTACGCGGGCGGACGCCCGGCCCTCATCGAGCGACTTCAGGGGATGAACCCCGAGCTCGATGGATCATCGTACAGGACCGCCTATCAGACCGTCCGCGTCGGCAACCTGCGACTTACGATCGGGAGCGACGGCAGTCACGTTCTCGAGGACCTTGCGACCGACCCGGACGAGAGGGTCGACCTGGAGTCGAAGGGGAGGGAACTCGGCGCGAAACTGAAGGCCCTGCTGCCGACGCCCGGTGGAACCGCCATCGACATCGAGGTGAGCGAGGAGCTCGAGGAGGAGCTGCGCTCGCTGGGATACATGCCGTAGGCGCGGTGCCCCGTCTCAGTCCTCATTGAAGAGCGCTTTGATCCTGCCCCAGCTGGTGTCGACGGCGCCGAGCGTCAGACCGGCCGTCGACTCCGTGATGTCACCACGGATCTCGCCGCTCACGTGCGTCGTCGTATGGATGTTGACGTACACCATGCCGTTGAGCAGATAGCCCACCTCGTGGGCGTCGACGTCCCAGGTTCCGAACTTCGGGCTTCCGAGGGGCAGATGGTGCAGGATCGGACCGTCCTCGCCCGGTCCTCCCTGGTGAAAGTGCGCGTCGGTCTCCTCGCCCTCCAGGCCGGCGTACATGACCACGTACTCGACCTGGGTCTGCGCGTCGTTCAGGATCAGCGTTGCCGTTCCCGTCGCGTCCGAGTCGGAGGGCGGGGCGACCTGTGACCCGTCGAGCGTCGCCTGCAGAAGCGTCTCGGCTCTCGCGGGCCGCAGCCCCGTGACCGCCGAAAGGAAGAGCGCAGTCACCAGAAGTCTCATTGTCAGAGATCGGTTCACGGTTTCCCCCTGTCGGTTCCTTCAGCAAAGGCGAGGGCGGCGCATCCGACCCGCCTCTCTTCTTTCGATTCACGGGGGCTGAGCACGATTCATCCGGCCGGGAGGCGCGGCTTGCGGGGTCTCAGGGCGTGCAGGTGAAGGCGTCGTAGAATCCCATCAGGTCCCTGGCATCCTCGTCCGAGACGTTGATGCCGTACCTCTCGCAGAATGTCTGGAAGACGTTCTGGTTCACTGCGGGAACGTAGGGTACGAAGCGTCCGTCGACAGGTCCTTCGTGTCGCGTGTTGACATCGAGCATCCGCTTCCCGGCCCCGCAGGTGAAATCGAGGTTCTCGAACGAGATGCTCTTGTGGATGGGGCTCTGGTCGGTTCTGTAGTGGATCACGCGACTCGGAACATCGAACACGATGCTCCAGCGCGTGTTCGGCGCCGCGACGTAGTAGAGAAGCGTCCCGAACGCGTAGTCCACGGCGCTCGTGTCACGCGCCGCGTCGAAGGCCTCGGCGCGACGCTGGCATGCGGAGACCCGCTCCGAGGACTGCCCGGGGTTCGACCACCACCACTTCCTTCCGCCGTGTTCGTGCGCGTAGAGGCCTCTCTCGTAGCGTATGTTCGCCATCGCCTTGACGCGCATGGCCTCACCTGAGTGAACGACCTGCTCGCCATCCAGGAACTCGACGGCGATGGCATCGCCGTCGGCGTCGGCCACCAGATAGTGGCTCGTGTAGTTCCCGTCGCGGACGGCGAGGTTCGTGAGGGAGGCCGCGGCCTCGTCGACGGTCGCGCACATGTCGAGCACGTACTGCGTCCAGTTCCCGTCGAAGAAGGCGGGCCGTTCGTCCGGCTCCGGATACTCACCCGCCCGGAGCTCCATCGAGCTCACGACGAGCCCTGCCTCGTTCATGCCGCCCCACGCGAACTCGTTGCCGGCGAGGTTGAACGTGACGCTTCCGTACTCGCTCCTCCAGTTGTGGCGTTCACCCGTTGTCCCCGTCTGGTAGGTGGCCTTGTGGACGCCCCGGAGGTTCACGAGGATGAGGCCGTCACCTGGAATGAAGAGGTCCAGGTTCGTCCCGAAGATGGGGCCTTCGGGGCCGTCCATGACGAACGACGTGCAGGCGACAGAGGGGACACAGGCGACAGCGATCAGAAGCAGGCTTGAGAGGAACAGTACAGTACGCATCATCTACCTCACCCTGGACAGGTGGACATGCAGATCCTCCTTGAGTGTACGGGCCGCACGCGTTCTCTGTCGACAGTGTTTGCGAGGACCCGGCTGTGAGGCCCGCCACGGGAACCTCGGACAGGAACCCACGGCCACCCGCATCCGACCGGAGCCAGTATCGTTCATGTTGGTACGTTGAGCGTCACTCTGCTACGCTGAGCCGCCACCGAGCCGACCCGCCTGAACCCACACGAGGGAGCCGTCCATGACGACACTATCGAAGCAGCAGCTCGAACTCTGCGGGAGCCACGACTTCGATTTCACCGGTCTCACTGCCCTCTTCCTGAACTGCACGCTCAAGCCGACCGGGGTGATGTCCCACACAGAGGCGCTGATCGGTATCTCGACGGCCATCATGGAGGCGAACGGGGTCGAGACCGAGATCGTGCGACCCGTCGACCACGTGCTGGCCCCCGGCGTCTATCCGGACATGACCGAGCACGGGTTCGACCGTGATGACTGGCCGAAGCTCTTCGAGAAGGTGATGGCCGCGGATATCCTCGTCGTAGGCACGCCGATCTGGCTGGGAGAGGAAAGCTCGGTGTGCAGACGCCTCATCGAGCGGCTCTACAGCGAGTCCGGGAAGCTCAACGATCAGGGACAGTACGTCTATTACGGCCGCGTTGGGGGGTGCATCGTCACAGGGAACGAGGACGGGGTGAAGCACTGCGGGATGGCGGTGCTCTACGCTCTGCAGCATCTCGGCTACTGCATCCCGCCGCAGGCGGACGCCGGATGGATCGGCGAGGTCGGTCCGGGCCCATCGTACGCCGACGAAGGCTCGGGCGGACCGCAGAACGATTTCACGCAGCGCAACACGACCTTCATGACCTGGAACCTGCTCCATCTGGCCCGGCTGCTGAAGGACGCCGGCGGCATCCCTGCCCACGGCAACCAGCGGAGCGCCTGGGAGGCCGGCTGCCGGTTCGACCATCCGAACCCCGAGTACAGATAACAGGGTCTCGCGGCGTTCCGGGCCGGACAAGACGCTGTTGCGGACAGCGTACCGTGCGCCTCGTCGGTCCCCATCAGGTGGACACGGGTGCGGGCCTCGCGTATACTGGCCCATGCTCAGGCTCACCGGCATATCTAAGCGTTTCGGCGGCCAGACAGCGCTCCGAGAGCTCTCTCTTGAGTTCCCGACGAACACGACCACCGTGCTCATCGGCCCGTCCGGCTGCGGGAAGTCCACGCTGCTCCGCATCATCGTAGGTCTCGTCCCTCCCGACTCGGGCGAGGTGGAGCTCGACGGCCGGGTGCTTCATCCCGAGAAAATGCTCGAGGAGCGGCGTTCCATCGG
It contains:
- a CDS encoding CHRD domain-containing protein; its protein translation is MNRSLTMRLLVTALFLSAVTGLRPARAETLLQATLDGSQVAPPSDSDATGTATLILNDAQTQVEYVVMYAGLEGEETDAHFHQGGPGEDGPILHHLPLGSPKFGTWDVDAHEVGYLLNGMVYVNIHTTTHVSGEIRGDITESTAGLTLGAVDTSWGRIKALFNED
- a CDS encoding linear amide C-N hydrolase, which encodes MMRTVLFLSSLLLIAVACVPSVACTSFVMDGPEGPIFGTNLDLFIPGDGLILVNLRGVHKATYQTGTTGERHNWRSEYGSVTFNLAGNEFAWGGMNEAGLVVSSMELRAGEYPEPDERPAFFDGNWTQYVLDMCATVDEAAASLTNLAVRDGNYTSHYLVADADGDAIAVEFLDGEQVVHSGEAMRVKAMANIRYERGLYAHEHGGRKWWWSNPGQSSERVSACQRRAEAFDAARDTSAVDYAFGTLLYYVAAPNTRWSIVFDVPSRVIHYRTDQSPIHKSISFENLDFTCGAGKRMLDVNTRHEGPVDGRFVPYVPAVNQNVFQTFCERYGINVSDEDARDLMGFYDAFTCTP
- a CDS encoding flavodoxin family protein, coding for MTTLSKQQLELCGSHDFDFTGLTALFLNCTLKPTGVMSHTEALIGISTAIMEANGVETEIVRPVDHVLAPGVYPDMTEHGFDRDDWPKLFEKVMAADILVVGTPIWLGEESSVCRRLIERLYSESGKLNDQGQYVYYGRVGGCIVTGNEDGVKHCGMAVLYALQHLGYCIPPQADAGWIGEVGPGPSYADEGSGGPQNDFTQRNTTFMTWNLLHLARLLKDAGGIPAHGNQRSAWEAGCRFDHPNPEYR